Proteins encoded within one genomic window of Cucumis sativus cultivar 9930 chromosome 3, Cucumber_9930_V3, whole genome shotgun sequence:
- the LOC101211810 gene encoding centromere-associated protein E isoform X2 — translation MGDAVMQPGQVHETEIAGDKQLDTGGTSESAAETTFKETRCNEEEDIAAGVTSISVAVTKSNNYSISSPGENLGMENSSSSSRDDWKEERQVHAEDTIHSSRSQVESIPEDNFADLSEGHGMASQTSVKVSDVRDANTISLNAHMTATSDAQSETFSSFRQDCNFFDLLERMKEELIVSSCSKEIFNMQITEQNELQMELDNHRSKSTKDVALLNTSLNEVVERNQSLVDELSHCRSELEDVSTAKEKLRDQLLTAEAEIEKLSSKTSETENSLEKLHGDMFRLAKELDDCKHLVTMLEGEKERLNGIITFENENKIKLAEEKELYSDENQKILSELSSLKSLNVALEAENSKLMGSLSSVAEEKTKLEEEREQLFQMNGTLSAELANCKNLVATQQEENMNLTKNLALVTEDRTKVEEDKNHLFHKNETMASELLVLDERLSTEHEKRVKFEGDLKDALAQLDQLTEENVFLSNGLDIYKFKIEELCGEIISLQTRTREDEDRAENAGSDQYHGNNFQENVSSQITFKKCLPNPSSVLTGGKPFEVTEQEIFGDSLGFVTLGQHLEEAELMLQRLEKEITGLQSNSASSRSGSKTAAPAISKLIQAFESQVNVEEDEVEAEIQSPNDPYKLSIELVENLRVLLRQVVVDSENASVLLKGERDHQNVAISTLNEFKDKFEALENYSNNWVMANIEHGVLFDCFKHHLNDAGDKIYELEILNKSLKQQATHHKNFNRELAERLCGYESTLTELERQLCDLPQSSNEMVSLICNQLDNLQGGAIERAMTLEKDWHSFLLELAETIVKLDESLGKSDTPAIKFCTSDQLLSCISASVIDAVKTIDDLRERLQATASNGEACRMSYEEVTEKYDSLFRRNEFTVDMLHKLYGELQKLHIASCGSVSGSDMNMQIKMVGDPLDYSNFEALIKSLEDCITEKLQLQSVNDRLCTDLERRTVEFVEFRERCLDSIGIEELIKDVQSVLSLEDTEKYHAEIPAIYLESMVSLLLQKYRESELQLGLSREESESKMMKLTGLQESVNDLSTLILDHECEIVLLKESLSQAQEALMASRSELKDKVNELEQTEQRVSAIREKLSIAVAKGKSLIVQRDNLKQLLAQNSSELERCLQELQMKDTRLNETEMKLKTYSEAGERVEALESELSYIRNSATALRESFLLKDSVLQRIEEILDELDLPENFHSRDIIDKIDWLAKSSMGENLLHTDWDQRSSVAGGSGSDANFVITDAWKDEVQPDANVGDDLRRKYEELQTKFYGLAEQNEMLEQSLMERNIIVQRWEELLEKIDIPSHFRSMEPEDKIEWLHRSLSEACRDRDSLHQRVNYLENYSESLTADLDDSQKKISHIEAELQSVLLEREKLSEKLEIIHHHNDHLSFGTFEKEIENIVLQNELSNTQDKLISTEHKIGKLEALVSNALREEDMNDLVPGSCSIEFLELMVMKLIQNYSASLSGNTVPRSIMNGADTEEMLARSTEAQVAWQNDINVLKEDLEDAMHQLMVVTKERDQYMEMHESLIVKVESLDKKKDELEELLNLEEQKSTSVREKLNVAVRKGKSLVQQRDTLKQTIEEMTTELKRLRSEMKSQENTLASYEQKFKDFSVYPGRVEALESENLSLKNRLTEMESNLQEKEYKLSSIISTLDQIEVNIDVNETDPIEKLKHVGKLCFDLREAMFFSEQESVKSRRAAELLLAELNEVQERNDAFQEELAKASDEIAEMTRERDSAESSKLEALSELEKLSTLQLKERKNQFSQFMGLKSGLDRLKEALHEINSLLVDAFSRDLDAFYNLEAAIESCTKANEPTEVNPSPSTVSGAFKKDKGSFFALDSWLNSYTNSAMDEKVATEIHSQIVHQLEESMKEIGDLKEMIDGHSVSFHKQSDSLSKVLGELYQEVNSQKELVQALESKVQQCESVAKDKEKEGDILCRSVDMLLEACRSTIKEVDQRKGELMGNDLTSENLGVNFISTAPDQLSRTGRTHLLSEEYVQTIADRLLLTVREFIGLKAEMFDGSVTEMKIAIANLQKELQEKDIQKERICMDLVGQIKEAEGTATRYSLDLQASKDKVRELEKVMEQMDNERKAFEQRLRQLQDGLSISDELRERVKSLTDLLASKDQEIEALMHALDEEEVQMEGLTNKIEELEKVLKEKNHELEGIETSRGKLTKKLSITVTKFDELHHLSESLLTEVEKLQAQLQDRDAEISFLRQEVTRCTNDALVATQTSNRSTEDINEVITWFDMVGARAGLSHIGHSDQANEVHECKEVLKKKITSILKEIEDIQAASQRKDELLLVEKNKVEELKCKELQLNSLEDVGDDNKARSAAPEIFESEPLINKWAASSTITPQVRSLRKGNTDQVAIAIDVDPASSSNRLEDEDDDKVHGFKSLASSRLVPKFSRRATDMIDGLWVSCDRALMRQPALRLGIIFYWAILHALVATFVV, via the exons ATGGGGGATGCAGTGATGCAGCCTGGTCAAGTCCATGAAACAGAGATTGCAGGAGACAAGCAGCTAGACACTGGTGGCACAAGTGAGTCTGCAGCAGAGACTACTTTTAAAGAAACACGCTGCAATGAAGAAGAGGATATTGCAGCAGGAGTGACATCTATATCTGTTGCTGtaaccaaatcaaataattattcaatttctaGTCCGGGAGAAAATTTAGGCATGGAGAATAGTTCAAGTAGTAGTAGAGATGActggaaagaagaaagacaagttCATGCTGAAGATACAATACATTCAAGCAGGTCTCAAGTAGAATCTATACCAGAAGATAATTTTGCAGATCTGTCTGAGGGTCACGGAATGGCTTCACAAACAAGCGTGAAAGTTTCTGATGTGAGAGATGCCAATACTATCTCTCTTAATGCACATATGACCGCAACTTCAGATGCACAGTCAGaaactttttcttcctttagacaagattgtaatttttttgatttactggaaagaatgaaagaagagtTGATAGTATCAAGTTGCTCCAAAGAAATCTTTAACATGCAAATTACTGAGCAGAATGAACTACAAATGGAGCTTGATAACCATCGTTCTAAATCAACCAAAGATGTGGCTCTGCTCAATACCTCCCTCAATGAAGTTGTTGAGAGAAATCAGAGCCTCGTCGATGAACTTTCACATTGCAGATCTGAACTTGAAGATGTTTCAACTGCAAAGGAGAAGCTCAGAGATCAGCTGCTAACTGCAGAGGCAGAGATAGAAAAGCTTTCTTCTAAAACAAGTGAGACAGAGAATAGCTTGGAAAAGTTACATGGAGATATGTTCAGATTGGCAAAAGAGTTGGATGACTGCAAGCATTTGGTGACAATGTTGGAAGGGGAGAAGGAAAGATTAAATGGTATTATCAcctttgaaaatgaaaataaaataaaattagctGAGGAAAAGGAGTTGTATAGTGATGAGAATCAAAAGATATTATCAGAGTTAAGTAGCTTAAAGAGTTTGAATGTGGCTCTGGAGGCtgaaaattctaaattaatgGGGAGTTTGTCATCAGTAGCAGAGGAAAAAACAAAgcttgaagaagaaagagagcaGTTGTTTCAGATGAATGGGACTCTGTCAGCTGAACTTGCCAATTGTAAAAACTTGGTTGCTACTCAACAAGAGGAAAATATGAACTTAACCAAGAACCTTGCACTGGTAACAGAAGATAGGACGAAGGTAGAAGAAGATAAGAACCATTTATTTCATAAGAATGAGACAATGGCGTCTGAGCTGCTTGTTCTTGATGAGAGACTGTCAACTGAACATGAGAAACGTGTAAAGTTTGAGGGTGACCTTAAAGATGCTTTGGCACAGCTTGACCAACTCACTgaagaaaatgtatttctcAGCAACGGtcttgatatatataaatttaaaattgaagaacttTGTGGCGAAATAATTTCTCTGCAAACGAGAACTAGAGAAGACGAGGACCGGGCTGAAAATGCAGGCTCTGACCAGTATCATGGAAATAATTTCCAAGAAAATGTTTCTTCCCAGATCACTTTCAAGAAATGTTTACCTAATCCTTCTTCTGTTCTTACTGGTGGGAAACCCTTCGAAGTGACTGAACAGGAAATCTTTGGTGATTCTCTTGGGTTTGTAACTTTGGGTCAACACTTGGAGGAAGCAGAACTCATGTTACAGAGACTTGAGAAGGAAATCACAGGGTTGCAGTCCAATTCTGCCTCTAGCAGGTCAGGTAGTAAAACGGCTGCACCTGCTATTTCTAAACTAATTCAAGCCTTTGAGTCGCAGGTAAATGTTGAAGAAGACGAGGTAGAGGCTGAAATCCAGTCACCTAACGATCCATATAAGTTATCAATTGAACTTGTGGAAAATTTGAGAGTATTGCTTCGCCAAGTGGTTGTGGACAGTGAGAATGCCAGTGTGTTGCTCAAGGGAGAGCGTGATCATCAGAATGTTGCTATATCAACATTGAACGAATTCAAGGACAAATTTGAAGCTTTGGAGAACTACAGCAACAATTGGGTGATGGCCAACATTGAGCACGGGGTTTTATTTGATTGCTTCAAACATCATTTGAACGATGCTGGTGATAAGATCTATGAACTTGAGATTCTTAACAAGTCTTTAAAGCAACAAGCCACGCACCACAAGAATTTTAATAGGGAGCTTGCTGAAAGGTTATGTGGATATGAATCAACACTTACTGAGTTGGAGCGTCAATTGTGCGATCTTCCTCAAAGCTCAAATGAGATGGTTTCTTTGATATGTAATCAGTTAGACAATTTGCAGGGGGGAGCAATTGAAAGGGCAATGACACTTGAGAAGGACTGGCACTCTTTCTTATTGGAGCTTGCTGAAACAATTGTTAAGCTTGATGAATCATTAGGGAAATCTGATACTCCAGCCATCAAATTTTGCACTAGTGACCAATTGCTTAGCTGCATTTCTGCCTCTGTCATAGATGCTGTCAAAACGATTGATGATCTGAGAGAGAGACTTCAAGCAACTGCTTCCAATGGCGAAGCATGTAGGATGTCATATGAAGAAGTAACTGAAAAATATGATAGTTTGTTTAGAAGGAATGAATTTACTGTTGATATGCTTCATAAGTTATATGGTGAATTGCAAAAACTTCATATTGCTTCTTGTGGATCTGTCAGCGGAAGTGATATGAACATGCAAATCAAGATGGTGGGTGATCCCTTAGATTACAGCAACTTTGAGGCCTTAATCAAATCGCTAGAGGATTGTATTACTGAGAAACTGCAACTTCAGTCTGTAAACGATAGACTTTGCACAGACTTGGAACGTAGGACAGTAGAATTTGTTGAGTTCAGAGAGAGATGCCTTGATTCGATTGGCATTGAAGAATTGATTAAAGATGTTCAAAGTGTGTTATCACTAGAAGACACTGAGAAGTATCATGCTGAAATACCCGCTATTTATTTGGAATCTATGGTATCATTGCTTTTACAAAAATACAGGGAGTCTGAGTTGCAATTAGGCCTATCTAGAGAAGAGTCTGAATccaaaatgatgaaattgacGGGACTGCAGGAAAGTGTGAATGACTTGAGCACCTTGATTCTTGATCATGAATGTGAAATTGTTCTTCTAAAAGAAAGCTTGAGCCAGGCGCAGGAAGCCTTAATGGCTTCGCGATCTGAACTAAAGGATAAAGTTAACGAACTGGAACAAACAGAGCAGCGAGTGTCTGCAATCAGAGAGAAGCTAAGCATAGCTGTTGCCAAGGGAAAAAGTTTGATTGTACAACGGGATAATTTGAAGCAGTTACTGGCACAGAATTCCAGTGAACTGGAGAGGTGCTTGCAGGAGTTGCAGATGAAAGACACCAGGCTTAATGAGACTGAAATGAAACTTAAAACCTATTCAGAAGCAGGAGAGCGTGTTGAAGCACTGGAATCTGAGCTTTCGTACATTCGGAATTCTGCCACTGCACTAAGAGAATCATTTCTTCTTAAAGATTCAGTTCTTCAGAGGATAGAGGAGATTCTTGATGAACTAGATTTGCCAGAGAATTTTCATTCAAGAGACATAATTGATAAGATTGATTGGTTAGCGAAGTCAAGTATGGGTGAGAATTTACTCCATACGGACTGGGATCAAAGGAGTTCAGTTGCAGGAGGCTCAGGCTCTGAtgctaattttgttattacaGATGCCTGGAAAGATGAAGTGCAGCCGGATGCAAATGTTGGGGAtgatttgagaagaaaatatgaggaGCTCCAAACAAAGTTTTATGGGCTTGctgaacaaaatgaaatgcTTGAACAGTCATTAATGGAAAGGAATATTATAGTGCAAAGATGGGAAGAGCTTCTAGAAAAGATTGACATTCCTTCACACTTCCGGTCCATGGAGCCAgaagataaaattgaatggTTGCACAGATCCCTTTCGGAGGCTTGTCGTGATAGGGATTCTCTCCATCAGAGGGTCAATTACTTAGAGAACTATAGTGAGTCATTAACTGCAGATCTGGATGATTCACAGAAGAAAATTTCTCACATTGAGGCAGAGCTCCAGTCAGTCTTGCTTGAGAGAGAGAAGCTTTCTGAAAAGTTGGAAATAATCCATCATCATAATGACCATCTATCATTTGGAActtttgagaaagaaattgagaacATAGTATTACAAAATGAATTAAGCAATACACAggataaattaatttctacTGAGCATAAAATAGGGAAATTGGAGGCTTTGGTAAGTAATGCATTGCGAGAGGAAGACATGAATGATTTGGTTCCTGGTAGCTGCAGcattgaatttcttgaattGATGGTGATGAAgctaattcaaaattattcagCATCTTTGTCGGGGAATACTGTGCCTAGGAGCATTATGAATGGAGCTGATACTGAAGAAATGCTTGCCAGAAGCACAGAAGCGCAGGTTGCTTGGcaaaatgatataaatgttCTCAAGGAAGATCTAGAGGATGCAATGCATCAATTGATGGTTGTGACAAAGGAGAGAGATCAATATATGGAGATGCATGAATCTTTAATTGTCAAGGTTGAAAGTTTAGATAAAAAGAAGGACGAGTTGGAGGAACTGCTTAATCTAGAGGAGCAGAAGTCGACGTCTGTAAGAGAGAAACTAAATGTTGCTGTCCGGAAGGGAAAGTCTTTGGTTCAACAACGAGACACTCTGAAACAAACCATTGAAGAGATGACCACTGAGTTGAAACGACTGAGATCTGAGATGAAGTCTCAGGAAAATACTCTCGCTAGTTATGAGCAGAAGTTTAAGGATTTCTCTGTTTACCCAGGACGGGTGGAGGCCCTGGAATCTGAAAATCTGTCTTTGAAGAACCGGTTGACTGAAATGGAAAGCAATTTAcaggaaaaagaatataaattgaGCTCAATTATCAGCACGTTAGATCAAATTGAAGTGAATATTGATGTTAACGAAACTGATCCTATTGAGAAACTGAAACATGTTGGAAAACTGTGCTTTGATCTGCGTGAAGCCATGTTTTTCTCTGAACAAGAGTCTGTGAAGTCCAGAAGAGCAGCAGAGTTGCTTCTGGCAGAATTGAATGAAGTTCAGGAAAGAAATGATGCTTTCCAAGAGGAGCTAGCAAAAGCTTCCGATGAGATTGCTGAAATGACCAGGGAAAGGGACTCAGCAGAGAGTTCCAAGCTTGAAGCTCTTTCAGAACTCGAAAAGTTATCTACTCTCCAattgaaggaaagaaagaaccaattttctcaatttatgGGATTAAAATCTGGCCTTGATCGACTAAAGGAGGCTTTGCATGAGATCAATAGCTTACTTGTGGATGCTTTCTCTAGGGATTTGGATGCTTTTTATAATCTGGAAGCTGCTATTGAGTCCTGTACTAAAGCTAACGAACCTACCGAGGTCAATCCTTCTCCTTCCACTGTGTCTGGTGCCTTTAAGAAGGACAAG GGGAGTTTTTTTGCTCTGGATTCCTGGTTGAACTCCTACACTAATTCTGCTATGGACGAAAAGGTTGCAACGGAAATACATAGTCAAATTGTGCATCAACTAGAAGAATCGATGAAGGAAATTGGGGATCTGAAAGAAATGATAGATGGCCATTCTGTGTCATTCCATAAACAATCTGATTCTCTATCTAAGGTACTGGGGGAGCTTTATCAAGAAGTTAATTCACAGAAAGAGTTGGTCCAAGCATTAGAGTCAAAGGTGCAACAGTGTGAATCAGTTgcaaaagataaagaaaaggaaggcgATATCCTATGTAGAAGCGTTGACATGCTTCTTGAAGCATGCAGATCTACAATTAAGGAAGTTGACCAAAGAAAAGGGGAACTAATGGGAAATGATTTGACTAGTGAAAATTTGGGAGTGAATTTTATCTCCACAGCACCTGATCAACTTTCACGCACAGGAAGAACTCATTTATTGTCTGAGGAATATGTCCAGACAATTGCTGACAGGTTGCTGTTAACAGTAAGGGAATTTATAGGTCTGAAAGCTGAAATGTTTGATGGTAGTGTAACAGAAATGAAGATTGCAATAGCAAATTTGCAGAAGGAGCTTCAGGAAAAGGACATCCAGAAGGAAAGGATTTGCATGGATCTTGTTGGTCAAATCAAGGAAGCAGAAGGAACTGCAACTAGATATTCGCTTGATCTCCAAGCTTCAAAAGATAAGGTTCGTGAGTTGGAGAAAGTAATGGAACAAATGGACAATGAGAGGAAGGCCTTCGAGCAGAGATTAAGGCAGTTGCAAGATGGTTTGTCCATCTCAGATGAGTTACGGGAGAGGGTCAAATCACTCACAGATTTGCTCGCATCAAAAGACCAAG AAATTGAAGCTTTGATGCATGCACTTGATGAAGAAGAGGTACAGATGGAAGGTCTGACCAATAAGATCGAGGAGCTGGAAAAAgtcttgaaggaaaagaaTCACGAACTTGAGGGCATTGAAACTTCTCGGGGGAAGCTCACAAAAAAGCTCTCAATCACTGTGACAAAATTTGATGAGCTTCATCATCTATCTGAAAGTCTCTTAACGGAGGTTGAAAAACTTCAAGCACAGTTGCAAGATCGGGATGCTGAAATCTCCTTTTTGAGACAAGAGGTAACAAGATGTACAAATGATGCTCTTGTTGCAACTCAAACAAGCAACAGAAGTACAGAGGATATCAATGAGGTCATAACATGGTTTGACATGGTGGGAGCTCGGGCGGGGCTGTCTCATATAGGTCATAGTGACCAGGCAAACGAAGTTCATGAATGCAAGGAAGTTCTCAAGAAGAAGATAACATCaatcttaaaagaaattgaggataTTCAAGCAGCATCTCAAAGGAAGGACGAATTGTTACTGGTTGAAAAGAATAAGGTAGAAGAATTGAAATGCAAGGAATTGCAACTAAACTCGCTTGAAGATGTTGGAGATGATAATAAAGCAAGAAGTGCGGCCCCTGAAATCTTTGAATCCGAACCATTG ATTAACAAATGGGCTGCAAGCAGTACTATTACACCTCAAGTTCGTAGCTTACGCAAAGGCAATACCGATCAAGTTGCAATTGCCATAGATGTGGATCCTGCTAGCAGTAGTAATAGATTAGAGGATGAAGATGACGACAAAG TGCATGGTTTCAAGTCATTAGCTTCATCAAGACTtgttccaaaattttcaagacgTGCAACAGACATGATTGATGGTCTTTG GGTATCTTGTGATCGGGCGCTGATGCGGCAGCCTGCATTACGACTGGGAATTATATTCTATTGGGCCATATTACATGCACTTGTTGCCACATTTGTAGTTTGA